The Arachis hypogaea cultivar Tifrunner chromosome 14, arahy.Tifrunner.gnm2.J5K5, whole genome shotgun sequence genome has a segment encoding these proteins:
- the LOC112743577 gene encoding 3'-5' exonuclease, which translates to MGDPNHHENHDAPTQGSGTTLAIISVVDHNLPYDDYNLYDVVFHTHTIHTLLTTSPSHVDTWLSDTLNHHSTTTTTTTVLVGLDIEWRPNTHRNSDNPVATLQLCVGNRCLVFQILHSPSVPQSLVDFLVNEGHTFLGVGIEEDVEKLLEDYNLNVKNFVDLRGLAESVLGESEMKRAGLKRLAERVLGLEIEKPKRISRSRWDNAWLTAEQVQYACVDAFVSFEVGRMLYGSGNGN; encoded by the coding sequence ATGGGAGACCCCAACCACCACGAGAACCACGACGCACCCACTCAAGGGAGTGGGACAACACTCGCCATCATCAGCGTCGTTGACCACAACCTTCCTTACGATGACTACAACCTCTACGACGTCGTCTTCCACACCCACACCATCCACACTCTCCTCACCACCTCTCCCTCCCACGTCGACACCTGGCTCTCCGACACTCTCAACCAccactccaccaccaccaccaccaccactgtcCTCGTCGGCCTCGACATCGAGTGGCGTCCCAACACCCACCGCAACTCCGACAACCCAGTCGCCACTCTCCAGCTCTGCGTCGGCAACCGCTGCCTCGTCTTCCAGATCCTCCACTCTCCCTCGGTTCCGCAGTCTCTCGTTGACTTTCTCGTCAACGAGGGACACACGTTCCTCGGCGTGGGAATCGAGGAGGACGTGGAGAAGCTTCTGGAAGACTACAACCTCAACGTGAAGAATTTCGTTGACCTGAGAGGTCTGGCGGAGAGCGTGCTGGGTGAGAGTGAGATGAAAAGAGCGGGCCTGAAGAGGCTCGCGGAGAGAGTGCTCGGATTGGAGATCGAGAAGCCTAAGAGGATCAGTCGGAGCCGCTGGGATAACGCGTGGCTCACGGCGGAGCAGGTTCAATACGCTTGCGTTGATGCTTTCGTGTCGTTCGAAGTTGGGAGAATGCTGTATGGTTCTGGAAATGGAAACTAA